In Euphorbia lathyris chromosome 9, ddEupLath1.1, whole genome shotgun sequence, the following are encoded in one genomic region:
- the LOC136205673 gene encoding sodium/hydrogen exchanger 2 — protein MDIPIGSIVSKLQMLSTSDHASVVSMNLFVALLCACIIIGHLLEENRWMNESITALVIGVCTGVVILLISGGKSSHLLVFSEDLFFIYLLPPIIFNAGFQVKKKQFFRNFITIMLFGAIGTLISCTVISMGAIKFFQKMDIGPMDIGDYLAIGAIFAATDSVCTLQVLNQDETPLLYSLVFGEGVVNDATSVVLFNAIQSFDLTNINPRIAGQFISSFLYLFITSTLLGVMTGLLSAYIIKKLYIGRHSTDREFALMMLMAYLSYMLAELFYLSGILTVFFCGIVMSHYTWHNVTESSRVTTKHAFATLSFVAEIFIFLYVGMDALDIEKWRFVSNTPGTSIAVSSILIVLVMVGRAAFVFPLSFLSNLSKKNVSDRIGFKQQIVIWWAGLMRGAVSMALAYNKFTSLGHTHVKANAIMITSTISVVLFSTVVFGLMTKPLIRLLLPHPKHTTSTISVTSSMSEQTTPKSVTVPLLGDNQDSLDDLAHSMVARPNSIRALLTTPTHTVHYYWRKFDNAFMRPVFGGRGFVPVEPGTPTERSSQPQWQ, from the exons ATGGATATCCCAATAGGCTCAATTGTTTCAAAATTGCAAATGCTTTCCACATCTGATCACGCCTCTGTGGTGTCTATGAACTTATTTGTGGCGCTTCTTTGCGCTTGTATTATAATTGGTCATCTTCTAGAGGAGAATCGATGGATGAACGAGTCCATCACAGCCCTTGTTATT GGTGTCTGCACTGGGGTTGTTATTCTGCTGATTAGTGGTGGAAAAAGTTCGCATCTTCTGGTATTCAGCGAGGATTTGTTCTTCATTTATCTTCTACCACCTATCATATTCAATGCTGG GTTTCAGGTGAAAAAGAAGCAGTTCTTCCGTAACTTCATCACTATCATGCTATTTGGTGCTATTGGTACCTTAATATCCTGTACTGTCATATCTATGG GTGCAATAAAATTCTTTCAGAAAATGGATATTGGTCCGATGGATATTGGGGATTATCTAG CTATAGGGGCCATTTTTGCCGCAACAGATTCTGTTTGCACTTTGCAG GTGCTTAATCAGGATGAGACACCTTTGCTATACAGTCTTGTGTTCGGGGAGGGTGTTGTAAATGATGCCACATCAGTGGTGCTTTTCAATGCAATCCAAAGCTTTGATCTGACTAATATCAACCCCAGAATTGCGGGGCAGTTCATTAGcagctttttatatttatttatcacaaGCACTTTGCTGGGTGTTATG ACTGGGCTACTTAGTGCTTACATCATCAAAAAACTTTATATTGGCAG GCACTCAACGGATCGCGAGTTTGCTCTTATGATGCTCATGGCCTACCTTTCCTATATGTTGGCTGAA CTGTTTTATTTGAGCGGCATCCTCACTGTTTTTTTCTGTGGGATTGTGATGTCCCATTACACCTGGCACAATGTAACTGAGAGTTCAAGAGTCACTACAAA GCATGCTTTTGCTACGCTATCATTTGTTGCTGagatttttattttcctttatgtTGGTATGGACGCCTTGGACATTGAGAAGTGGAGATTTGTCAGTAACAC TCCTGGAACATCAATTGCAGTGAGTTCAATATTAATAGTTCTTGTTATGGTCGGAAGAGCAGCTTTCGTTTTCCCGTTATCTTTCTTATCCAACCTATCAAAGAAAAATGTTTCTGACAGGATTGGCTTCAAACAGCAA ATTGTGATCTGGTGGGCTGGTCTAATGAGAGGTGCAGTGTCAATGGCACTTGCTTATAATAAG TTTACAAGCTTGGGGCATACCCATGTGAAAGCGAATGCAATTATGATTACCAGCACGATATCAGTTGTTCTCTTCAGCACTGTG GTGTTCGGTTTGATGACTAAACCTCTTATTCGACTTCTGTTGCCGCATCCAAAACACACTACCAGCACCATTTCGGTTACAAGCAGCATGTCGGAACAAACTACTCCAAAATCAGTTACAGTCCCACTTCTTGGAGACAACCAAGACTCATTGGATGATCTTGCCCACAGTATGGTTGCCCGCCCAAACAGCATACGTGCACTCCTAACCACCCCAACTCACACCGTTCATTACTACTGGCGTAAATTCGATAACGCATTTATGCGCCCTGTGTTTGGTGGGCGGGGTTTTGTACCCGTTGAACCCGGTACACCAACAGAACGAAGTTCCCAACCTCAATGGCAATGA
- the LOC136207297 gene encoding protein ALP1-like, producing the protein MRKQLFMRIVEALRNHSEYFQIRCDATGKRGLSPIQKCTAAIRQLAYGAAADQYNEYIIIGESTAIECLEKFCRCVIEIFAPKYLRRPNSEDIQRLLQLHSERHGFPGMLGSIDCMHWKWKNCPVAWKGQFTRGDQGAPTIMLEAVASTDLWIPRPRSTCFWHAFFGVAGSNNDINVLNQSPLFNDVLNGVGPNVQFMVNNNNYTKGYYLADGIYPELATFVKSFSFPEDAKRIKFKQMQEAARKDVERAFGVLQSRWAIVRGPARFWHRDKLSDIMYACIILHNMIVEDEGEGLNNWDDDEGEPPITVNQGSIQNFQQYLQRNAALRDREIHNDLRNDLVEHIWQHFGDSQREN; encoded by the exons ATGAGAAAACAATTATTCATGCGGATTGTGGAAGCTCTACGAAATCATTCAGAATATTTTCAAATTCGATGCGATGCAACTGGTAAAAGGGGCCTTTCTCCCATTCAAAAATGTACTGCAGCTATCCGACAATTAGCATATGGTGCAGCAGCTGATCAATATAATGAGTACATAATAATCGGTGAGAGTACAGCTATTGAGTGTTTGGAAAAATTTTGTCGATGCGTTATTGAGATATTTGCACCAAAATATCTTCGAAGGCCTAATAGTGAAGATATTCAACGACTACTTCAATTGCATTCAGAGCGTCATGGTTTTCCCGGTATGCTTGGTAGTATTGATTGTATGCATTGGAAATGGAAAAATTGTCCAGTCGCATGGAAAGGTCAGTTTACTAGAGGTGATCAAGGGGCTCCAACAATAATGCTAGAAGCAGTTGCTTCAACAGATTTATGGATCCCAAGACCAAGAT CGACTTGCTTTTGGCATGCTTTTTTTGGAGTTGCGGGATCAAACAATGATATCAACGTACTTAATCAATCTCCATTATTTAATGATGTTTTGAATGGAGTTGGTCCTAACGTTCAATTCATGGTGAATAACAATAATTATACGAAAGGATATTATTTAGCTGATGGGATATATCCGGAGTTGGCAACATTTGTTAAAAGTTTTTCATTTCCGGAAGATGCAAAAAGGATCAAGTTCAAACAAATGCAAGAGGCTGCAAGAAAAGATGTCGAACGAGCATTTGGTGTGTTACAATCTCGATGGGCAATTGTTCGGGGGCCTGCACGTTTTTGGCATCGAGACAAGTTGAGTGATATAATGTATGCATGCATCATATTGCATAATATGATCGTTGAAGATGAAGGAGAAGGTTTAAATAATTGGGATGATGACGAAGGAGAACCTCCTATCACGGTAAATCAAGGTTCAATTCAAAATTTTCAACAATATCTTCAAAGAAATGCGGCATTACGTGACCGGGAAATACATAATGACCTTCGAAATGACTTGGTGGAGCATATTTGGCAACATTTTGGAGATTCTCAAAGAGAAAATtag